A part of Thermococcus sp. SY098 genomic DNA contains:
- the flaJ gene encoding archaellar assembly protein FlaJ, whose product MGRKKAGIFTQSDLTIRSYLKAILVPSIATSVVLFIIISIAPRFVSIPRMVSIALYAIPLLPLIYAVSYPYARASSKKVKINSKIPYFATYFAVLSTSDVSRSDLIWNLSTEQILEPIATDMKKVYYLIAKLHRGMPEALRFLAKRTPSKVFSDFLERLAYSLDSGVELKDYLLQEQKTVMDDYETFYENALYDLDVFKEIYSSLIISVVFMVTFIIIGPIITGQDIVSLSIFMFVLILATEIGVLVVIKHKMPEDKIWSETAMIPIRKSKIIRAAVISITGMIIMAILYILVIKPRFDVPLLMSIAVVLTPLAYVGKVIGNEEESIIIKDENFPAFIRSLSSSLAASGASLHLVLKYLSSHDFGTLTHDIRNLYRRVAMRINDSRAWDYFVSDTGSWLISIFSEIFKKSIKLGAEPDYVGMVISRNFERLVRLRRKRQQNVASFKGVIYGITGAFAFSVAAAFQVAVYMNYLFSNIQVSGEFLQSIIFVPSSSGLRLTSYILVAILLLHAFLSSFSIKLADGGHLGISIYHFVILTWIAALSMYIGELAMKKMMTFAGIIWPLLGVIL is encoded by the coding sequence GTGGGAAGGAAGAAGGCTGGAATATTTACCCAGTCAGATTTGACAATAAGAAGTTACCTAAAAGCAATATTAGTGCCGAGCATAGCTACTTCAGTGGTTCTCTTCATTATAATATCAATTGCTCCACGCTTTGTAAGTATTCCCCGCATGGTAAGCATAGCCCTCTATGCAATACCGTTATTGCCTTTGATTTATGCTGTCTCGTACCCTTACGCAAGAGCAAGCAGTAAAAAAGTTAAAATAAACTCAAAGATACCATATTTTGCTACATATTTCGCAGTTCTATCCACAAGCGATGTAAGTAGAAGTGATTTGATATGGAATTTATCTACAGAGCAAATCTTAGAACCCATTGCAACGGATATGAAGAAAGTTTACTACTTAATAGCCAAGCTTCATCGTGGAATGCCCGAAGCACTGAGATTTCTTGCAAAGAGAACACCAAGCAAAGTTTTTTCTGATTTTCTTGAAAGGCTGGCATATTCATTGGACAGTGGTGTTGAACTAAAAGACTATCTGCTCCAAGAACAGAAGACTGTTATGGATGATTATGAGACATTCTATGAGAATGCCCTCTATGATTTAGATGTATTTAAGGAAATATACTCGTCACTTATAATTTCTGTTGTGTTTATGGTTACATTTATCATAATTGGTCCGATAATAACAGGCCAAGATATTGTGAGCCTTAGCATTTTTATGTTTGTACTTATTTTGGCCACTGAAATTGGTGTTTTGGTAGTTATAAAGCATAAAATGCCCGAAGACAAAATATGGTCGGAAACTGCAATGATACCTATTCGCAAGTCAAAAATAATTAGAGCAGCTGTAATATCAATTACTGGAATGATAATAATGGCAATTTTATATATCCTTGTAATAAAGCCAAGGTTTGACGTGCCTCTTCTTATGAGTATTGCAGTAGTCTTAACCCCTCTGGCATATGTTGGTAAAGTTATTGGAAATGAAGAGGAGAGCATAATTATAAAAGATGAAAACTTCCCGGCATTTATAAGGAGTTTAAGCTCGTCATTGGCAGCAAGTGGTGCTTCTCTTCATCTCGTTCTCAAGTATCTCAGCTCTCATGACTTTGGAACATTAACCCATGACATACGAAATCTTTACCGCAGAGTTGCTATGAGAATAAATGATTCAAGGGCATGGGATTATTTTGTTTCAGATACAGGGAGCTGGCTTATAAGCATATTCTCAGAGATATTTAAAAAGAGCATAAAACTTGGAGCAGAACCAGATTACGTGGGTATGGTAATTTCGAGAAACTTTGAGCGTCTTGTTAGACTCAGAAGGAAGAGACAACAAAATGTAGCCAGTTTCAAAGGTGTGATTTATGGGATTACAGGAGCTTTTGCATTTTCAGTTGCAGCAGCATTCCAAGTTGCTGTATACATGAATTACCTGTTCTCAAATATACAGGTCAGCGGAGAGTTTCTACAAAGCATAATATTTGTACCATCTTCAAGCGGCTTACGGCTAACGAGTTATATTTTAGTTGCAATTCTCTTGCTTCATGCTTTTTTATCTTCCTTCTCAATAAAATTGGCAGATGGTGGACATTTAGGGATCTCAATTTATCATTTTGTCATATTAACATGGATTGCTGCTCTCTCCATGTATATTGGAGAGCTTGCCATGAAAAAGATGATGACATTTGCAGGGATAATCTGGCCACTTTTGGGGGTGATTCTGTGA